In a single window of the Melioribacteraceae bacterium genome:
- a CDS encoding glycosyltransferase has protein sequence MIFDEIVLFAYIISLTILLVFGSHGFVMMYYHYKYRKNEPKQNPEDFEDLVTIQLPLYNELYVIERLIDAVCELDYPKEKMEIQVLDDSTDETVDVCARVVKEKQALGFDIQHIRRSSREGFKAGALKEGLQVAKGKYVAIFDADFIPKKDFLHKTLKYFSDDKIGMVQTRWEHLNEDYSILTKIQALALDGHFVIEQSVRNKAGFFINFNGTGGVWRKECIEDAGNWHSDTLTEDLDLSYRAQLKGWRFVYLRDFTTPAELPAEMNALKAQQFRWTKGAIETMKKILPLVWKSKVPMRIKLQSTFHLTNNIVFPFILLAGILNVPLIFIKNSGPYWNFFNFMAVFVIAFISSFLFYLFSQKDVHSDWRKKIAYFPLFMAGSMGFALNNTRAVIEGLLSRKSEFVRTPKFKLTDKKTAASQTKYRPKIQTSTYIELLLAIYCLVGVIASIYFMEFAALPFQLMFFIGFASVSLMSIRQALAKKG, from the coding sequence ATGATCTTTGATGAAATTGTACTTTTTGCCTACATCATTTCTTTAACTATTCTTCTGGTTTTTGGAAGTCACGGCTTTGTAATGATGTACTATCATTATAAATACAGGAAGAATGAACCGAAACAAAATCCGGAAGATTTTGAAGATTTAGTAACTATACAGCTTCCCTTATATAATGAATTGTATGTAATTGAAAGATTGATAGATGCCGTATGCGAATTAGATTATCCAAAAGAAAAAATGGAGATTCAGGTTCTTGATGATTCGACCGATGAAACCGTAGACGTTTGCGCAAGAGTAGTAAAAGAAAAACAGGCGTTGGGTTTCGATATACAACACATCAGAAGATCGAGCCGTGAAGGTTTTAAAGCAGGTGCTCTAAAAGAAGGTTTGCAAGTAGCAAAAGGAAAATACGTTGCGATTTTTGATGCCGACTTTATTCCTAAAAAAGATTTTCTGCATAAAACTTTAAAGTACTTTAGTGATGATAAAATTGGGATGGTTCAAACCCGCTGGGAGCATTTAAATGAGGATTACTCAATTCTAACTAAAATTCAAGCGCTTGCTCTTGATGGACATTTTGTAATTGAACAGTCGGTAAGAAACAAAGCAGGTTTCTTTATTAATTTTAATGGAACCGGCGGTGTGTGGCGTAAAGAGTGTATTGAGGACGCAGGGAATTGGCATTCCGATACTTTAACTGAAGATTTGGATTTGAGTTACCGTGCACAATTAAAAGGATGGCGGTTCGTTTATCTGCGCGATTTTACAACTCCGGCAGAGTTACCCGCCGAGATGAACGCGTTAAAAGCTCAACAGTTCAGATGGACTAAAGGCGCAATTGAAACAATGAAGAAAATTCTACCTCTCGTTTGGAAATCTAAAGTGCCGATGAGAATTAAACTTCAATCTACTTTTCATTTGACAAATAATATTGTATTCCCATTTATACTGCTAGCCGGAATTTTAAATGTTCCATTAATTTTTATTAAGAATTCAGGACCATATTGGAATTTCTTTAACTTCATGGCTGTCTTCGTAATTGCGTTTATAAGTTCATTTCTCTTTTATCTTTTCTCACAAAAGGATGTGCACTCAGACTGGCGCAAAAAAATTGCCTACTTCCCATTATTTATGGCGGGTAGTATGGGTTTTGCTTTAAATAATACGAGGGCGGTAATAGAAGGTTTATTGAGCCGGAAAAGTGAATTTGTGCGCACTCCAAAATTCAAGTTGACCGATAAAAAAACAGCGGCTTCACAAACCAAATATCGCCCCAAAATCCAGACCTCAACTTATATAGAGCTATTGCTTGCCATATATTGTTTAGTTGGCGTTATCGCTTCAATTTATTTTATGGAATTTGCCGCGCTTCCATTTCAATTAATGTTTTTTATCGGGTTTGCCTCTGTGTCAT